The Hoplias malabaricus isolate fHopMal1 chromosome X2, fHopMal1.hap1, whole genome shotgun sequence genomic interval GTTCTCAATCTTGGACCAAAGAGCACAACATTTATTCTTTGAGTCCTTCCCTATGAGCGCATAAATGAAAGGGTTCATACAGCTGTTGGCGGTGGCAAAAATGGCACCTAATACTTGTCCAGTTTGGAGAATCCTCTTGTTTTCGTAATTGTTCAGTTCCATCAGAGCGATAATGTTAAACGGCAGCCAGCAGATGAAGAAAGTAAAAATGAGTGCCGTCATGACCTTGAATGGCTTTTTGGAATTCGCTGATTGGTTGATCTTCAGCTTCAGTATGATGACAAGGTAACAGGAGATAATGATCAGGAACGGTACCAGAAACCCCACAATGAATCTGAAGGAGACTATGACAGAGTGGCTGCCTTCAGGGTAACTGTTGTAGCAGACATTTTTCCCTTGATGAAATGTTACTTCTCGAATAAACACAGAGGGTGAGCTACACACTGCTGAGATGATCCAGGCTAACACGACGATCACAGAGGCCTTTCTTACGCTGCGCTGATTCTGAGCCCAAGCAGGAAACATAACAACCACGCAGCGGTCCACACTGATGATGACCAGCAGGAAGATGCTGCTGAACATGTTGAGGAACATCACAAAGGAAGTGAACTTGCACATGTGGAGCCCAAAGATCCAGTCGTCTTTCACCAACTTAACAACACCGAAGGGCAGAAAGGAGCAGAACAGGAAGTCAGACACAGCCAGACTCAGGTACCAAATGGTGTTGACTGACTTCCTTAGTTTAAAGCCTGCAATCCAGATCACCAAACCATTTCCAGCAACTCCCAGGATGAAGACGACAACGTTGATTATTGCCAAGTAAATATAGGATGAATCTCTATCAGGTAGTGGAGGTGTAACTGGGTCAGCAATGCTGTCTTggtaattattataataatagtcAGGATATTCTGTCTCCATCTCTTGGGTTGAATTCATGATTTGGTCTGTAAAGCAAACAGAAATCAGAAATGTTACTGTAGTgctaatttaaatttaatttagttATGAGTGCTTAGGTTAATAATGACAGCAGGTTATGAGCTTTCAGTGAAGACTGAGGTTTAGCTTCAGAACTCTGTGTTCTTGAATGAAATGCAGGTTTCAGTATTACACAAACTCCAGATTCTAGTTACATTAATAAAAGGTGAGACTTTCACATGCCCATGTTGGATTTAAATTTTTGGGATGGAAGTATTTTGAAGAAAGATTTTGTAAAAGGATTTGAGCTGTGCTTTGAAAGTGGGAAAAAGTGGGGCAAGAACAGTGAATGACCTGCCACACACAGTGGACACTTTGAACCAGGGGACAGCTAGATGACCTGATTAGAGGagcttaattttttaaaatgacacataTGGATTGAGTAGTACTGAAATAAGTAGGTGCAATGTCATGTGTCATTTGACTTGTTTTTCTGTAGTAAAGTTTAGTTGCTCTCTGCTACTTTGAAGCAGTAATCTGAAGCTCATATTTATGGCTTTGATGCACCAGAGCAGTCTTTGTCATTGCTAAATAACTGAAATAACACTGTTTACAAACAAATGATTCAGTTGGTCTCATTGATGGGGTAGGACAGGGGCTAATGGGCCAGTATCTTTGACAGTGGGGAGGAGATTTCTCACCTGTGTTTCACACCTATCTCATGAATAGTCAATGTGTGAGCCAGAGAATAGTGAAAAATAATGTCACATCACATTCATAACAATATAGaagaaaaactaataaaaatctTGGAAAGCTGTTAACACCAGTGTGTAGCCAACACCCATGTCGACAAAGTTCAGAgctctaaagaaaaaaaatcatatatgtCTCCGATATGTTCTTTCACTACATATAAGCACCTTTGAAAATTGATTTTTGGGAAGTCCAtgttgaacaaaaaaaaaatagatgactggcatacatacttctgtcacattattgttgctgggtttgttctgaatattagcatgtgtagcTTTTTGTGAACAAACCTTTTAAGATAGGtgaaatttattaaaatatcaaggcatgtcagatcaCCTCAGACATGGGTGAAaggcctcagactccagggtGATAAGAGAAAGCAAGTAAATTAACTTATCAGGTAATGAAAAATTAATACAGATTAATTAATCTAAATTTGCGGTTTACTTTTTTATAGCAGTAATTCTGAGGTGCAACTTAGTATGTGTTAatttttgttctttatttcttcTCAACCTGTGACACTGAGGCCAAGTGAAGGAATTCATATTCCCCATCCACAGAGATATGCATTCTATTATCATGATGATCATTTAAAAGGAagaatattttagaataaatacGTAGTCATGGCCTTGTTCTGGGTGTTCCTCAGAGCCTCCTCCCAATTGGATATGCACTAGGGAGGCATCCAAACAAGAAGTCCAATGCAGATGCATTATTACTGCCACACATAACCATCTCATCTTATTGTTGTAGAGTTTGGTGATATTTAGAGGTCTTAATTGTACATAAATGTTCAGGAAAGTATTTgattatttatgaatatttttatttggtgACATGCTTTTTCTAAATACGCAATCAGCAGAGTGTGTGAGGAAGTAGATGAAGTGGTGGAGGGTTTAACCAATTTGcaggagagagaagaagagaagagcaATGGCAAGTGGAGCTTTGTGGCTGGATTTAAAGTGGAGTACAGTGTATTTCATTACTGTCTCTGAAGTTTTAAATCAGACTGAGAATCTTAAACATCTACTGAAAAGACAATTGTAGAGAAGTGGGACATTTCTGCTCAAAGTTTCTCACCCATTTTGTCTCCTGGACTGTTAATGAGTGGTTATAGCCAACTAATTAGTGAGTCAAAAGTTTATACATGGACTTTACTGGTGAGCTGATCTAGTTTTCTGAGCCAAAGTTTGCAGTGAAAATATTCCAGATAGTGGTCTGAGCTACATGAGATGTTCAGGCTTCCTCTGGCtccattggacatgacactttTGACTCCTCAGCCTAAACCCCTACGTGACTAccaaaaaaatgataataataataatcatattaacgacatatttaaaataaaaatatgtaaaccATGTTAATATATATAAGCAATACACAAGTAGCATATTTGTTTCAAAAAAGATGAATCTCCTGTGTGGTCCTCGCTCCCCCATTAGAAatgagaaaatcccagttagaaAATGCCTCAATCCACCTGATCCACAATgtaccagacccggattactacctctcccaggTGGTGGgtccatgggagagtggacccatgttgctccttcgggctgagcccggctggaccccatgagtgaaagtcgAACCACCAGGTGCTCACCAAGGAGCCCTTCTCCCaagcctggctccagggtggggcCCTGGTAACCCTGCTCTGGGCGAGGgaagctgtgtctctgttttttACTCTCTTCATCTAGGaatttatggatcactctttgtctggcccatcgcCTAGGACCAATTCGCCTTGGGAGCTTTTGCCCCCGACAACGGCACACAAACCTCTCCACCACGTtaagtatttgtttattactcAGTATCTTATGTGTCCCATCCCTGGATCACCACCATACAATTTATAAATAtgcataaatatacaaattataaattatattaattccacttttattaatgtgtttgcttttatttttggcaGGTTTGGTCTTCCATATGTGTAAATGTCAGTGAATAATACCATTCTTTGGGAAAAACTAAGTCACTAATTGTTTGCCCTTTTTCACCCTTGCGGCTTTCTGTTGCTTCTCCTTGTGCTTTTGGTAACCGGACTGGAGTTCatctcaccaccaccaccatcagtcTTGCTTAGCAACGGCTAAAGTGTTTACCTGTGTAGCAGTAACGCTCACATTAGCACAACTGACAGCTAAGCTGAGCATTTCACGTGTCCCGCTCTGCCAAAATCAGACTGTACCATTCagcaaaaagagagaggggtgaAATGACAACAAGGgtgtagaactagcatggatgaAGGTGAGGTGTCTCCACCAATATCCAGTGATAAGTGCATTGttcccaccaataatttgatcccctccaaaaaaaaccaaacaaacaagatCTGTCAACGTCTCCTTAACCTGGAGGTACAGAAAGGGTTAATCGCGTTTTCTACTGCAGTCCTACCTCCTCGTAACACATATGGCTACCAGATTTACACCCCTGCCTGATTTGGACTGCACATGCACAGAACACCATGCTTGTGTAAACTTTACTGATAGCTCCAATATTTTACTAATTTCTTCGAATTATTATTACGAAATAATTATacgaaatattttatatttcttcgTATAATTATAAAGAGACACTGCCCTCTTTGCTTGAATGTCATTTCTGTCCCACATCGTTATTCGTAATGTACAGGTACTCCAATTGTTTAAAACTGTGAAGGACAGTGAGGAAAGACTAACtcatgtttacacacacataagGTTACACACTCTTGAAGATAAAGCTCTTCTTTACTCTTATTGCTGCTATAAACTATATGCGTGAAGGTCAGCGTATGCACCGTCCAAATCAGGTAATGACATTAGCAGCGCAAAAAACGGAAGGAAACTTTCCTGTCATGAGCGAGTATTACTGTGAAAGACTAAGGTGCAATGTGGGTAGCACATGGGGGTCATAAGCGAGTGAGAATGGCAACATAAAAGCCTCATTTCAAAAGCCTACAAAAGGCAAtactattaaaataatattaatatccCTCAATGGGCCCCCTGTCAGTGCCAGGCCTTTATAATCGTCCTAAATTTCCCCACCATGgccctgagtgtgtgagtgaatgtgtgagtgtgtgtcgccctgcaaaggactggtgccccctccggtGTGtgtcccaccttgcgcccagtgactcctagtaggctctggatcaaccatgaccctgaactggtaagtggttacagacaatgtatgtgtgtatgtatattccTACATGAAATGCATATTCTTCGTATTTTACAAATATGTTCTATTCTAGCAGACATTTGACATTTAACGAGactttaaaatgtgcagaacatAGTCCTATCATCTACTGAATTGCCTTTTGAGGTTATAGATAATGAGCAATTgttctttcatttattgtctataacccttatccagttcagggtcgcggtgggtccagagcctacctggaatcattgggcgcaaggcgggaatacaccctggagggggcgccagtccttcacagggcaacacagacacacacacacacattcacacctacggacacttttgagtcgccaatccacctaccaacgtgtttttggactgtgggaggaaaccggagcacccggaggaaacccacgcggacacggggggaacacaccaaactcctcacagacagtcacccggagcgggaatcgaacccacaacctccaggcccctggagctgtgtgactgcgacactacttgctgcagcACCGTGTCACCCTGCATTAAACataatttcatttattaatcagcGCAGCCCATCACGTAAACCACTGAAAAATGATGTAATGCCTGAGCTACACAGCCAGGTAATAATAAGTGATAAATGAAGctacaaacagaaaataatagttaaaatattgcaaaatacAGTCATTAAATTAAGGttttttgtgtgggtttctacatacagcactgaaatatactttttaaagtgATCATACAGCTGATCAGATACTAGTGTGTGCTAAAAATGAGAGTACTGTACATGATTTAATATAATAGGAAATAGCAATGCAGTGATGTGGGCTGGAACAAATGgcattcatgcttttcaaccatAAGAGACTTGACTTGGATGTGCAATATCACACTAAAGAAATCTTACCCTCTTAAATAAGAGAGCAAATAAATAAGGCATTTTAAGAAAACACAGGAAATGGTTTCTAAAATTGGTTCACTAATACCTGTGGGaaacaatttaatattaaatacttTTGTAGACCATTCTGAACCTGCAGGAGGCCGACACAGGAATTGTTCTTAGTCTAGATTGGGTTTCGCTGTAGGGACCTACTTTACTTAATATGATTTAGCAATCTGTTAATAGTTAAATACTCCTCTCTAATCTATAACTGCTCAGTGGACATGACAACTATCCTTTTGAAGCATTGCCACTGGGCTACAGAATTTCTGCAGTATTATTTCTCAATTAATTCTCAATTGACCTTTCTTGttcaaaaaatgttttgcaAACTATTATTGCCAAAATCACTTTGATGTGCACAAAAACTGTACCATGATAGTTAAATGACTAAACTCTACAAAAGattgaaaacagtaaaataccgtaaatatttttatcagctaaaaaacttttttttacatttgttcacagtaaaaaatacattattttacagTTCAATACACAAATAATTAGGGGTAGTAAAAGTGGCCAAGGACTGATAGGAGGTGAGTCTTATTATGGAGCTTCCAGATTTCCTTTGCAACTCCATGTTTTCTGTGTCTTTGaaactttttgattttgggttaCACTGAGGCGATTATTTttgggatttgtgtgtgtgcttctgttcATGTTGTGACGAGTTGTGTTTTGGCTAGGAAAGTTCACcgtgctggagtgtggcacgCAGACACCAAACAATTCTTTGCTTCTTTCTCCAAtacctccttttaagggctgaatataggaCACGgtatggctatatctcagtctctgttttctcatttgtcacactatttacatattaattttatggcaaaacaaagttcctttgtttttttttttaatgtaaatactaTGGGGTTTTatggtgtatatctgttttaacagaaaagcactgtaaacaaaacagttcttgAATGTAAAATTAACTACTACTAAAAATAACACTGTAATGTCACATACATTTTGAACGTATATTTTACGATGAAAttttggcaaccacagctgccagtatttactgtacattttacattttactgtacttttttttttacagtgaaatagCTCTGTGTAATTAGTAAGGTGGTATTGTTTTAAATCATGAGCAGATTTACTCTGTGCATTATACTGATTTCCACACTAAATATTTGCAGTAGTTAGAAATTACCTTAATCAAAGTTGTTCATCAAAAAATAAGGAATGGCTTAACATCCAGAAAGAAACACAACAAGAAAACTCAAATAATTAAAAGTAACTGAGTGTTCTACATATTCTGCCAAAATACAGGACCCAGTTTACatctaaataaaacacacagattaCCTGCTGGCTGCTGCTTTTCAGTTTTGTTGATTTATGAAGTGGCACTTTTCGACCAGTCTTATCTCAAGATGCACAGTTCCTCTACATTTACTTGTGCATATGCCTCTCAGAATTGATAAGCAaccacatattcacacacactttgtggCTGTAGCACCTCCACTGCCCATGTTTTGTCTTGATTTATCTGATAGATCAtgtactttctctctctacaaCCACCATGCACTCACAGAACTAAACAGAGCAGACATGCAAACCACACAATCTCACATACAGTGTCAGAGAGGGGCTGCCGTGTAAAATCTGATGATCAGCAAAATATTACACTGTATTTACATTATAAAGCCATTACAGTTCATTTGTGGCTGAGTGTGAAGGCCTCTGGAGAAAGAAGGAAACATACAGCAGAAAGGGTTCTTTAAACGTTCTTCTGCAAAAAGCTGTGGTTCTATGTAGAATTCTAAACCAATAAATTATAAAGAATACTCTTTCAGTACCATATAAATCCATAAATTAAATCCTAACTAAAGACTATTGTTTGTTATTTGGTTTCTAGGTGAGTTTGATAATATAGACACTAGAGATCTGTAGTTAAAAAAtgattcattacattttttctttaatttttttctgaagttAATAACggttaaaaatgtaattgcatATTTTAGCGGTTAAAACACAGAGTTAATGAGTCACATTTCATTGTTAAACATTTTCTTTCAGCAACTGTAagaaaatataagaaaaaagTATTCTTACAGCTCAAACCTTAAacaattcatttaaatttattttcatgAACAATAAAATCATTCCGGCACTAATAAAATTTTTTTGTTTCAGATGCGTCAACGCCTAATTTTCTTAAATTGTAAATTTTTATATTTGCCCAAAATATCTTTTGAAATCAAGGGGAGACATGTTAGTGATGGATGTCGTTTATTACAGCTGAAATCACTCAGTAGAATAGGCGTCTTATATCTTGTGGATAGATATTTCACAACATATTTGAGcatatttccagtcaaaattcCATTCTGCTGTGGTTTGTGTCAGATTTCTCCTCATTCATTTGTCCATAAGCCATGTACAAGTGCAGCTCTGCACAGTCTGAAGATACTAAAGTTATCACTTTAAAAGGCACTTAAAAGCTTTGTTTGTAACAGACGGCTACAGTCATGGAGAATGTCACGCTAACATTGCCCTATTAGAAACCAAAAGATCTGAATTATCAAGTCCATAAATTATGTACATGGTTGTCAGAATGCAAGGTCACATTACACAGTCACTTTAGAGCAGTGGTCACCAACCAGTTGATTGCTATAAATCATAGGGCTGCTTCAGTTATCACTTTCTTTGCAGGGACATAAAGTGCCCCTGATCAGTGCtgaccgtgaccctgaaatggattaagagCAAAgaagatggtgatgatgatgatgatgatctttCTCTGCCCTGTCTGAGCCAACATGGCAGCAGTGCTGACTATTGCAGATTCTAAACGgtataatatacaaatattGCATGTGTATTACTAAATACACCACAAGCGAGAGGCACACAATAGCCCGGTGTTCTCTTGAGTTGGTCTACCTTGTCGAAATGTGCTGTCATAGTGTACTTTAAGTATGGCCGGATAAGATATTTGGATAGGCTAAAAGATGTATTTCAGAAAATGAAGTATAATCAGGACATAGCACAGCCTAAATCCCTGAATGAGGGGAAAGATAAATTAAGGTAATAATAAATTCTTTTAgacattttatttcacatttgatTTAACATGTAGAGTTAGCTGAAGGAAATAACAGTAAGCTAAGAATATAATGCACCAGAGGAAAACAGATTTGTcatgaaaaacacatgaaaacattcaAAATTGTGGGTCTCAGCATGCAAAGAGCTACTAGGTACCTGTTTACAAAGCACTTGCAGACAGTTTACAGCCTCAG includes:
- the LOC136676959 gene encoding chemerin-like receptor 1; the protein is MNSTQEMETEYPDYYYNNYQDSIADPVTPPLPDRDSSYIYLAIINVVVFILGVAGNGLVIWIAGFKLRKSVNTIWYLSLAVSDFLFCSFLPFGVVKLVKDDWIFGLHMCKFTSFVMFLNMFSSIFLLVIISVDRCVVVMFPAWAQNQRSVRKASVIVVLAWIISAVCSSPSVFIREVTFHQGKNVCYNSYPEGSHSVIVSFRFIVGFLVPFLIIISCYLVIILKLKINQSANSKKPFKVMTALIFTFFICWLPFNIIALMELNNYENKRILQTGQVLGAIFATANSCMNPFIYALIGKDSKNKCCALWSKIENAVEEEA